The following proteins come from a genomic window of Falco cherrug isolate bFalChe1 chromosome Z, bFalChe1.pri, whole genome shotgun sequence:
- the DNAJB5 gene encoding dnaJ homolog subfamily B member 5 — MGKDYYKILGIQTGANEDEIKKAYRKMALKYHPDKNKDPNAEEKFKEIAEAYDILSDPKKRAVYDQYGEEGLKTGGGSSGGSGNTFHYTYHGDPHATFASFFGGSNPFDVFFASSRSRMFNGFDQEDMDIDDDDDPFSAFSRFGFNGINGVHRRHQESLHTRRKVQDPPVIHELKVSLEEIYHGSTKRMKITRRRLNADGRTMRTEDKILNIVIKRGWKEGTKITFPKEGDATPDNIPADIVFILKDKPHAHFKRDGTNVVYAANISLKEALCGCTVNIPTIDGRVIPLPCNDIIKPGTVKRLRGEGLPFPKAPSQRGDLIVEFKIRFPDRIAPQTRQILKQHLPCS, encoded by the exons ATGGGAAAGGACTATTACAAGATTCTGGGTATCCAGACCGGTGCCAACGAGGATGAAATCAAGAAAGCCTATCGGAAAATGGCCCTGAAATATCACCCTGATAAGAATAAAGACCCCAACGCCGAGGAGAAGTTCAAGGAGATCGCAGAGGCTTACGACATCCTGAGCGACCCCAAGAAACGAGCTGTTTATGACCAGTATGGGGAGGAAG GTCTCAAAACTGGAGGTGGCTCTTCAGGTGGCTCAGGGAACACTTTCCACTACACCTACCATGGAGACCCCCATGCCACCTTCGCATCCTTCTTCGGGGGCTCCAACCCTTTTGACGTCTTCTTTGCTAGCAGCCGCTCTCGGATGTTCAATGGCTTTGACCAGGAAGACATGGATATCGATGATGATGATGACCCTTTCAGTGCCTTCAGCCGTTTTGGCTTCAACGGCATTAACGGGGTTCACCGGCGGCACCAAGAGTCCCTGCACACGCGGAGGAAGGTCCAAGACCCACCTGTCATCCACGAGCTCAAGGTGTCCCTGGAAGAGATCTACCATGGCTCCACCAAGAGGATGAAGATCACACGCAGAAGGCTCAACGCTGATGGCCGGACCATGCGGACTGAGGACAAGATCCTAAATATTGTCATCAAACGGGGTTGGAAGGAGGGAACTAAAATCACATTCCCCAAAGAAGGAGATGCCACCCCAGACAACATCCCTGCTGACATCGTCTTCATCCTCAAGGACAAGCCTCACGCGCATTTCAAGAGGGATGGAACAAACGTGGTCTATGCAGCAAACATCAGTCTTAAAGAG GCTTTGTGCGGCTGCACCGTGAACATTCCCACCATCGATGGGAGGGTGATCCCGCTTCCCTGCAACGACATCATCAAGCCGGGGACAGTGAAGAGACTGCGCGGGGAGGGGCTGCCCTTCCCCAAGGCCCCCAGCCAGCGAGGAGACTTGATTGTGGAGTTCAAAATCCGCTTCCCAGACAGAATAGCTCCCCAGACGAGACAGATCCTCAAGCAGCACCTCCCGTGCTCTTAG